The Pseudomonas moraviensis genome contains the following window.
TTTGGTTATGCGTTTAAGAGATATAGCGCCAAGCAGAATCCAGGCGAAAAAAAAGGCCGTCGAAACGGCCGGAAATCCCCTGCTTTGTGGTTCCGGATTCTCGGTTGCCTGGGCTGGCGCCTTCGCGAGCAGGCTCACTCCTACAGGGAAACGCATTCCAAATGTAGGAGTGAGCCTGCTCGCGATGGCGCCAGCGGCTACTCCGCAGAAATCACTTGTTGGGTTGCGGCGTCAGGCGCAGGTAAGGCTTCACCGCGCGATAGCCTTTCGGGAAGCGCTGCTTGATCTCGTCTTCGTCCTTGAGCGACGGCACAATCACCACTTCTTCACCGTCCTGCCAGTTGGCCGGGGTGGCCACCTTGTAGTTGTCGGTGAGCTGCAGCGAGTCGATCACCCGCAGGATCTCGTGGAAGTTGCGCCCGGTGCTTGCCGGATAGGTGATGGTCAGGCGGATCTTCTTGTTCGGGTCGATCACGAACAGTGAACGCACGGTCAGGGTGTCGTTGGCATTCGGGTGGATCAGATCGTAGAGATCGGAGACCTTGCGATCGGCATCGGCGAGGATCGGGAAATTGACGATAGTGTTCTGGGTTTCGTTGATGTCTTCGATCCACTTGTGGTGTGAGTCCACCGGGTCGACCGACAGCGCGATGGCTTTTACGCCGCGCTGGCTGAATTCATCCTTGAGCTTGGCGGTGAAACCCAGCTCGGTGGTGCACACCGGGGTGAAATCCGCTGGATGGGAAAACAGCACGCCCCAGCTATCGCCCAGCCATTCGTGGAAACGAATCTTGCCGGCGCTGGAATCCTGTTCGAAATCGGGGGCGATGTCGCCGAGTCTGAGGCTCATGGTGCTGCTCCTGATGAGGGATGGGAGACAACAACTGTAGCTCGGGATCGATCAGCGTGAAAAAGAATAAATAACTAGATATCTAGATCATTAATGAATATTAAACATCTGTTCATTGGACACTGGCCCGCATCGCGACGAACATCGCACGCAAGGTTCGAGAAGGCCTTGAGTTGCAGCAAAGAGGGAATCGAGAAGGGCTTACGGGGGTGAGCCTGACTCGAAACGCAAAAGCCCCGTCCGGCGCGATGCCGGACGGGGCTTTTTTTGTCTGCGAATCGAGCCGCGTGATTACAGCAGCGGGATCGAGTAGCTGACGATCAGGCGGTTTTCGTCCTGCGAACGGGTGTTCGGCAGGTCGGTGCGCCATACAGCGTTTTTCCACATCAGGCCGACGTTCTTGAACGGGCCTTCCGGTACTACGTAACCGATGGTGAAGTCGCGTTCCCACTCGGAGCGGTTCGAAGCGTTTTCACGGCCGTTGGTACCAACGGTGTCGATGCTGTCGCCTTTGAGGTAGACCACACCCGCCGTCAGGCCAGGTACGCCGACCTTGGCGAAGTCATAGGAGTAGCGAGCCTGCCAGGTTTTCTCACCGGCGCGGCCGAACTTCTGGATCTGCATGTCGGTGATGGTGTAGTTCGACGAACCGTCACCCTGGTTCAGCCAAGGGAAGTCGCTGCTGCCGTTGGAAACCTGGTAACCGCCACCGAAGGTGTGACCGGCAACGGTGTACAGGAACAGGCCGCTGTACAGGTTGTTGTCGACTTCACCACGGCCGTTACGGAAACCGGTGTAGTTACCCGAGCTGTAGTAAGCCGAGTCAGTACCGTTCTTGCCGTCATCGGAACTGTTGAAGTAACGCAGATCGGATTTCAACACGCCCGGGCCGATCGACCAGTTGTGCACCAGACCGAGGAAGTGCTGCTTGTAGAAATCTTCCAGGTTGCCGTAGTAGTACTGGGCAGTCAGGTCTTTG
Protein-coding sequences here:
- a CDS encoding OprD family porin; amino-acid sequence: MNKSTLALAVAVGVMAQQAGAAGFIEDSKATLGLRNFYINTDNRDGAGANKNEEWGQGFDLRFISGYTQGTVGFGLDAIGLLGIRLDSGGGTNGNSGTAYGGTVFPSESNGKAVDNFSSLGLTAKAKISQTELKLGTLQPKLPVIVTNDGRLLPQTWQGGQITSGEIKDLTLVGGQIEAVKGRNSSNNENLSIGGANSRGTAFRDSNKFIYAGGDYKITKDLTAQYYYGNLEDFYKQHFLGLVHNWSIGPGVLKSDLRYFNSSDDGKNGTDSAYYSSGNYTGFRNGRGEVDNNLYSGLFLYTVAGHTFGGGYQVSNGSSDFPWLNQGDGSSNYTITDMQIQKFGRAGEKTWQARYSYDFAKVGVPGLTAGVVYLKGDSIDTVGTNGRENASNRSEWERDFTIGYVVPEGPFKNVGLMWKNAVWRTDLPNTRSQDENRLIVSYSIPLL
- a CDS encoding peroxiredoxin, with amino-acid sequence MSLRLGDIAPDFEQDSSAGKIRFHEWLGDSWGVLFSHPADFTPVCTTELGFTAKLKDEFSQRGVKAIALSVDPVDSHHKWIEDINETQNTIVNFPILADADRKVSDLYDLIHPNANDTLTVRSLFVIDPNKKIRLTITYPASTGRNFHEILRVIDSLQLTDNYKVATPANWQDGEEVVIVPSLKDEDEIKQRFPKGYRAVKPYLRLTPQPNK